In Pleuronectes platessa chromosome 5, fPlePla1.1, whole genome shotgun sequence, a single genomic region encodes these proteins:
- the LOC128439752 gene encoding uncharacterized protein LOC128439752: protein MRGGGILRATRAVVSDGIRATIIDHVINHGLSLREAGERVQPNLGRSTVASIIRIFQQTNRMQRLPPSGGRGKLLNHQQELAIVDMVVANNAIKLHEIQSRILEDQEIFHNINSISLATITRTLSKHRVRMKQLYTVPFERNSERVKVLRQQYVQRVMELEANQAPHEFVYVDEADLIWPKGVDVGPYNTERLLAFLDDLHQRLVPEQDQEGENRRTFVITWDNVAFHHSQAVTAWFEVHPRLIRLFLPPYSPFLNPIEEFFSKWRWKVYDHQPHDQLSLLEAMDAGCRDITVDDCQGWIRHSKRFYPRCIALDNIRCDVDENLWPNPEDRRD, encoded by the exons ATGCGTGGTGGTGGCATTCTAAGGGCTACAAGGGCAGTGGTGAGTGATGGAATTCGTGCCACTATCATTGACCATGTGATAAACCACGGTCTTTCACTAAGGGAGGCTGGTGAAAGAGTACAGCCCAATTTGGGGCGGTCAACGGTTGCGTCAATTATACGCATCTTTCAACAAACCAACAG AATGCaacgtcttcctccctctggggGAAGAGGTAAGCTCCTTAATCATCAACAAGAGCTTGCCATAGTAGATATGGTTGTTGCAAATAACGCAATTAAACTGCATGAGATTCAAAGCAGAATTTTGGAGGACCAAGAGATATTTCACAATATCAATAGCATCAGCCTCGCAACCATTACGCGGACATTGTCCAAACACAGAGTGCGGATGAAACAGCTCTACACTGttccctttgagaggaacagtgaGCGAGTCAAGGTGCTACGACAACAATATGTCCAG AGAGTTATGGAATTGGAGGCCAACCAGGCCCCTCATGAATTCGTATACGTGGATGAGGCAGATTTAATCTGGCCAAAAGGCGTTGAC GTTGGACCTTACAACACCGAGCGCCTCCTTGCTTTTCTCGATGATCTCCACCAGCGCCTGGTTCCAGAGCAGGATCAGGAGGGTGAAAACAGGAGGACCTTCGTTATCACCTGGGACAACGTGGCCTTCCATCACTCACAAGCAGTTACAGCATGGTTTGAGGTCCACCCAAGACTGATTCGTCTATTTCTTCCACCCTATTCACCTTTCCTCAACCCCATAGAGGAGTTCTTTTCTAAATGGAGGTGGAAAGTCTATGACCATCAGCCACATGACCAGTTGTCCCTCCTTGAAGCCATGGATGCTGGCTGCAGGGACATCACAGTTGATGATTGTCAAGGGTGGATCAGGCATTCCAAGCGGTTTTATCCAAGGTGTATCGCCTTGGATAACATCAGATGCGATGTGGATGAAAACTTGTGGCCTAACCCTGAAGATCGCAGGGATTAG